Genomic DNA from Candidatus Kaiserbacteria bacterium:
GATGTGTGTGGGGAATCTCGATTTCACCATTCCTAATTTCGGGAGGCAGGAGTGCATAAAGCACAGCACCAACGGAAGACGCATACTGAAGACTGAGTGCCTCTGCTGTTTTAACATATGCGTCTCCGAGGGAATGAAGTGTTTTCTGTGGTGGAAGTTTGCGCAGTGAAAAGGTGGCAGCACGGAGCGCGGTTTTTGTGGTGCTTACCTCATGCACTTCAGTAACGAGTCCAAGTGCAGATGAGTTACGCACAGGGATAGTGACAATACTTCCGGGTGCATACGAAATACTCGAAAAGTAGGAGAGAGAATCGATGGTGACACCGCGACGCAAAGGGACAACAGTAATTACGAACATTCTCGGTATTCTAGCAAATACACAGTGGTTTCAAAGGAAAACCCCCCGCGCGAGCAGGGGGTTGTATCATTGTCGATTAAAATTCGTCGAGATACTGCACATCGGCGCCCAGAGAGGTGAGGCGCTCAACAAGGTTTTCGTATCCGCGATTGATACTGTATATGTTGCGTAAGACGGAATGACCTTTCGCACCAAGCATCGCGATGAGGAGAATGGTAGCAGGACGAAGTGCGGGTGGACAGATGAGTTCGTTTGGTCTTAAGGTGCGAGGTCCGGTGATGTAGATGCGGTGCGGGTCGGCAAGCACGGTGTCGGCACCGAGTTTATCGAGTTCGGTAAAGTAGAGTGCGCGTTTTTCGTATACCCAGTCATGAATAAGTGTTTGTCCCTCTGCTTGTGTTGCGATTACTGCAAAGAAGGGAAGGTTGTCGATATTGAGTCCAGGGTAGACAGAAGGGTGAATTTTTTCATGAAGTGCAACGAGTTTGGAGGGTTTGGTAGTGATATCGACGAGTTTCGTTACCCCGTTATGAGAGAAGTATGTTTTTGACTTTGTGAATTTGAATCCCATCTTTTCAAGTTTAAGAAGTTCAATCTCAAGAAACTCAATGGGGCATCTCTCAATTTTGATACTCGAGTTGGTCACAATAGCGGTCGCGAGGAAAAACATGGTGTCAGTAGGGTCCTCAGAAAGTGTGTACTCAATATCCATGTTGAGTTTGGTAATGCCGTGGACGGTAAGTGTGGTTGTGCCCACACCTTCAATGACGACACCACATGCTTGGAAGAACGTGCACATCTCCTGTACCTGATAGTTTGCTGAGGCGTATTTAATAACGGTTGTACTTGGTGTGAGGGCTGCTGCCATAATGGCGTTTTCCGTTACCGTATCACCTGACTCATAGAGGATGATTTCTGTGGGTTTTTTTGGAGTTACCGATACTTTGAAATCAGTGGCAGTAGTCTCAATGTCGACACCAAAATGTTCAAGCGCGTAGAAATGTGGACGCACGGTACGACTGCCAAGTTTGCATCCCCCCGATTGTGGAAGTGAAAATGAATGGAGTGTGTGGATGAGGGGTCCAATAAACATCACAATACTGCGTGTCTTGCGTGCTGCCTCGATATCAATTTTCTTCAGTGCAAATACTTTTGGTGGGGTAAGTGTCACATCACTGCCATGCCACTCCACACGCATACCGATACTCTGCAGTACTTCGATGATGCGATGCACTTCTTCAATACGGGGTACGTGGCGAAGTGTTGTCTTACCCTTATTCATGAGTGATGCACAGAGAAGTCCTACCGCACCGTTTTTAGACGTTGAGGTCACCACGGTACCGCGGAGTTTTTTACCACCTTCTATCGCGAGATTCATAGAGCCAGGGGAGAGGGTAACAAGATTTTTCTTAAGCGCACGACCAATTTTTTTGAGCATATCAGCGCTCACGTTTTGATTACCACTTTCTATGCGAGCAATAGCGCTCTGTGTCGTCTTGAGGAGTTTTGCAAGTTCGCCCTGGGTCATACCCCTCGTCTCGCGGAGATCTGCTATTTGCTGTCCTATGTGTGTATACATACGTGCCGTGCTAATTCAATAATTTGATAAGTATAGCATCTATGCTATATGACGGAAGTAGGAGCGGGAATTCCAATATGTGGATAATCCGACTCGTATGCATTTTGTGATGGATTCGACTTACCGTGAAAAACCCCTATAATGGGGATATCGTATGGCTTACAGTTTTACTCCGAAGGTGGGAATCGACCTTGGTACGACGAACGTACTCGTGTTCGTCGAAGGAAAGGGAATTCTACTCAATGAACCCTCGGTTGTGGCGGTCTCGGGGCTCAATGAGATTCTTGCCGTGGGAAGCGAGGCAAAGCGCATGATTGGCCGTACTCCCGATACCATACGTGCGTACCGCCCAATGAAGGACGGAGTCATTGCTGACTACCGCGTGACCGAGGCTATGCTCCGCTACTTTTTGAAGAAAGCACTCGGTAGTTTTAATATTTTTAAACCAGACGTACTTGTGTCAGTACCTGCAGGAGTTTCTTCTACAGAAAAGCGTGCCGTGATTGAGGCTACCCTGAAAGCAGGCGCACGTAATGTGTATGTGGTGAAGGAGCCCATTCTTGCAGCGATTGGTGCAAAGGTTCCTATCTATGAGCCACAAGGGCATATGATTGTTGATATAGGTGGCGGCACCATTGACGTGGCAGTTATTTCTCTTGGCGGCATTGTGTCGTCGAACTCAGTGAAGTGCGCGGGTAATAAAATAGACGCTGCCATCATTGATCACGTGAAGAAG
This window encodes:
- a CDS encoding UDP-N-acetylglucosamine 1-carboxyvinyltransferase; protein product: MYTHIGQQIADLRETRGMTQGELAKLLKTTQSAIARIESGNQNVSADMLKKIGRALKKNLVTLSPGSMNLAIEGGKKLRGTVVTSTSKNGAVGLLCASLMNKGKTTLRHVPRIEEVHRIIEVLQSIGMRVEWHGSDVTLTPPKVFALKKIDIEAARKTRSIVMFIGPLIHTLHSFSLPQSGGCKLGSRTVRPHFYALEHFGVDIETTATDFKVSVTPKKPTEIILYESGDTVTENAIMAAALTPSTTVIKYASANYQVQEMCTFFQACGVVIEGVGTTTLTVHGITKLNMDIEYTLSEDPTDTMFFLATAIVTNSSIKIERCPIEFLEIELLKLEKMGFKFTKSKTYFSHNGVTKLVDITTKPSKLVALHEKIHPSVYPGLNIDNLPFFAVIATQAEGQTLIHDWVYEKRALYFTELDKLGADTVLADPHRIYITGPRTLRPNELICPPALRPATILLIAMLGAKGHSVLRNIYSINRGYENLVERLTSLGADVQYLDEF
- a CDS encoding rod shape-determining protein, coding for MAYSFTPKVGIDLGTTNVLVFVEGKGILLNEPSVVAVSGLNEILAVGSEAKRMIGRTPDTIRAYRPMKDGVIADYRVTEAMLRYFLKKALGSFNIFKPDVLVSVPAGVSSTEKRAVIEATLKAGARNVYVVKEPILAAIGAKVPIYEPQGHMIVDIGGGTIDVAVISLGGIVSSNSVKCAGNKIDAAIIDHVKKTHNLAIGDKTAEDIKIGVGSALPLEEELSMNVSGRDLLTGLPRTAEVKTNEIVRAISRELREMIKAIKDVFQDTPPELASDIIDHGIIMTGGTSQLRNFPELVKRRTGVTAALADQALFCVAKGTGEALQHLDIYKRTILAKR